The Rhinoderma darwinii isolate aRhiDar2 chromosome 11, aRhiDar2.hap1, whole genome shotgun sequence genome window below encodes:
- the LOC142663804 gene encoding histone H4, translated as MSGRGKGGKGLGKGGAKRHRKVLRDNIQGITKPAIRRLARRGGVKRISGLIYEETRGVLKVFLENVIRDAVTYTEHAKRKTVTAMDVVYALKRQGRTLYGFGG; from the coding sequence ATGTCTGGTCGtggtaaaggaggaaaaggactcgGTAAGGGCGGTGCCAAGCGTCACAGgaaggtgctccgtgataacatccagggcatcaccaagcctgcaatccgccgtctagctcgcaggggaggcgtcaagcgtatctccggtctcatctatgaagagactcgcggcgtcctgaaggttttcctggagaacgtcatccgtgacgccgtcacctacaccgagcacGCTAAGAGGAAGACCGTCACCGCTATGGACGTGGTGTACGCGCTCAAACGCCAGGGCCGCACTCTCTACGGCTTCGGAGGTTAA
- the LOC142663781 gene encoding LOW QUALITY PROTEIN: histone H2A type 1-like (The sequence of the model RefSeq protein was modified relative to this genomic sequence to represent the inferred CDS: deleted 3 bases in 2 codons), which produces MSGRGKQGGKVRAKAKTRSSRAGLQFPVGRVHRLLRKGNYAERVGAGAPVYLAAVLEYLTAEILELAGNAARDNKKTRIIPRHLQLAVRNDEELNKLLGGVTIAQGGVLPNIQAVLLPKKTESSKSAKSK; this is translated from the exons ATGTCTGGAAGAGGAAAGCAAGGAGGCAAAGTGCGGGCTAAAGCCAAGACCCGCTCATCCCGGGCAGGACTTCAGTTCCCTGtcggtcgtgtgcacagacttCTCCGCAAGGGCAACTACGCTGAGAGGGTCGGCGCCGGCGCTCCGGTCTACCTGGCCGCTGTGCTGGAATATCTGACCGCTGAGATCCTGGAGCTGGCC GGAAATGCCGCCCGGGACAACAAGAAGACTCGAATCATCCCCCGA CACCTGCAGCTGGCCGTGCGCAATGACGAGGAGCTCAACAAACTGCTGGGTGGTGTGACCATCGCTCAGGGAGGCGTCCTGCCCAACATCCAGGCCGTTCTGCTGCCCAAGAAGACCGAGAGCAGCAAAAGCGCCAAGAGCAAGTGA
- the LOC142663769 gene encoding histone H2A type 1-like — protein sequence MSGRGKQGGKVRAKAKTRSSRAGLQFPVGRVHRLLRKGNYAQRVGAGAPVYMAAVLEYLTAEILELAGNAARDNKKTRIIPRHLQLAVRNDEELNKLLGGVTIAQGGVLPNIQAVLLPKKTESSKSAKSK from the coding sequence ATGTCTGGACGTGGTAAACAGGGAGGCAAAGTGCGGGCTAAAGCCAAGACACGCTCATCCCGGGCAGGACTTCAGTTCCCTGtcggtcgtgtgcacagacttCTACGCAAGGGCAACTACGCTCAGAGGGTGGGCGCCGGCGCTCCGGTTTACATGGCCGCTGTGCTTGAATATCTGACCGCTGAGATTCTGGAACTGGCCGGAAATGCCGCCCGGGACAATAAGAAGACCCGAATCATCCCCCGTCACCTGCAGCTGGCCGTGCGCAATGACGAGGAGCTCAACAAACTGCTGGGTGGTGTGACCATCGCTCAGGGAGGCGTCCTGCCCAACATCCAGGCTGTTCTGCTGCCCAAGAAGACTGAGAGCAGCAAAAGCGCCAAGAGCAAGTGA
- the LOC142663782 gene encoding histone H2B 1.1: MPEPAKSAPAPKKGSKKAVTKTQKKDGKKRRKSRKESYAIYVYKVLKQVHPDTGISSKAMGIMNSFVNDIFERIAGEASRLAHYNKRSTITSREIQTAVRLLLPGELAKHAVSEGTKAVTKYTSAK, from the coding sequence ATGCCTGAGCCCGCTAAGTCTGCCCCGGCGCCCAAGAAGGGCTCCAAGAAAGCCGTCACCAAGACACAGAAGAAGGACGGCAAGAAGCGGAGAAAGAGCAGGAAGGAAAGCTACGCCATTTACGTGTACAAGGTGCTCAAGCAGGTCCACCCTGACACCGGCATCTCGTCCAAGGCCATGGGCATCATGAACtccttcgtcaatgacatcttcgagCGCATCGCGGGGGAAGCCTCCCGCCTGGCTCACTACAACAAGCGCTCCACCATCACCTCCCGGGAGATCCAGACTGCCGTGCGCCTGCTACTGCCTGGAGAGCTGGCCAAGCACGCCGTGTCTGAGGGCACCAAGGCCGTCACCAAGTATACCAGCGCCAAGTAA